The Arthrobacter zhaoxinii sequence ATGTCGGACACCACACCCACCTCCGCGGCAGGATCCACTACGTAGATCGGTGCAGTGGTTTCTTCGCCGTCTTCGGAACGAAGCAGAACGGTGGTCCAGCCCGGTGCCAGGTCCGCCGGGAGGACGGCGTCCACCACTCCCCCGCGGTCAGCGGTGACCACATGCTTCTGGTCGCCCACGACGACGGTGACGGTCGCCTTGTTCACGGGCGGGCTCATGAAGTTCCGCCAGCCGCGGATGCCGTCGGCAATCGCCTTGGACGCCATCGACTTTTCCGCACCGTCGAAATAGCCGGGCTTGGCCAGGATGACCCGGCCCAGGACCCGCACCCATTCGGTGGAGCCGTACCCGGTGAAAGGCAGGACGGTCTGCACATCGCCCCGTTTGCGGGCACGTTCGTCACGCCATGCGTGGAGGGAATCCTCCATGCGCATGCCGAGGTGGGCCACCGGGGTCTTGTCCGCCGGGCGGGCGAGGGGGTTTTTAGTCATATTCCTAGTCTGTCAGATGCTTCGATCGGAGGTATTCGCCGGTCTTCCGACGGACCTCCCGGCTAGATGCGGTACTTGGACCGGACCGGGCAGTCGAACGGGTCACGAGCTGAGAGGCCAACCTCGTTGAGGTACCGGACCACAATGCCGTAGGACTGCACCAGGGTGGTTTCGGTGTAGGGAATGGAGTGCTTGGCACAGTGTTCCTTCACCAGCTGGCTGGCCCGGGCCAGGTGCGGCCGGGGCATGCTCGGGAACAGGTGGTGCTCCACCTGGTAATTCAGTCCACCCATCAGGGTGTTCATGCCGCGGCCGACAATATTGCGTGAGGTCAGCACCTGGCGGCCGAGGAAGTCCACCTTGGAGTCCCGGGGAAGGATCGGCATGCCCTTGTGGTTCGGGGCGAAGGATGCGCCCATGTAGACGCCGAAGACTGCGAGCTGCACGCCGATGAAGGCGAAGGCCATTCCCACCGGCAGGAAGAAGAACACGGCGGCCAGATACAGGCCCAGACGCGTGAACACCATGACCAGTTCAGAGATACGGCCCTTGACCTGCTTGTTCGCAAAGAGGTGCTTGATGGATGTCGCATGCAGGTTGATGCCCTCGAGCATCAGCAGCGGGAAGAACAGCCAGCCCTGGCGGCGGGCGAACCACGCCATGAAGCCCTTTTGCCGAGCGGCCTGCTCGGGCAGGAAGGAGATGGTGTCCATGTCGATGTCCGGATCCTTGCCCACCGTATTGGGGTTGGCATGGTGCCGGCTGTGCTTGTTCATCCACCACTGGTAGCTGATGCCGACGACGGCGTTGGCCACGAACTTCCCGGCGCGGTCATTCGCCGGTCCCGATTCGAAGACCTGCCGGTGCGAGGCCTCGTGGGCAATAAAGGCAAGCTGGGTCAGCAGGATGCCCAGTGCGGCGGCGATAAGCAGCTGGAACCAGCTTTCCCCGATAAAGAAGGACCCGGTGGCAGCGGCAACGAGACCGAGGCACAGAAACACGAACGTGGTGATGTAGAAAGAGCGGCGGCGCTTCAGCAGCCCTTCGTCACGGACTGCTTTGAGCAGTCCGGAGTAGGTGCTGGTCACGTTGTTCCGGCGCGGTTTCTTTTCGCTCGGGGTTTCTTCAACGGGTGCAGTGGAGGATGCGGTTACGCTCATTCTGCCTTCTGGTGGTGTACGACTTCCCAGCCGGCGTGATGAGCGGTTCCGCTCTACAGATGTGATCACCCTAACCCGGAAGTCTGGTATTTGTCTGTGACACTCCCGTGACCTTTGCCGCCGCCTCTCCGGACCGCCGGCAGGACGGGTCCCCGGCAGGCCCAGTACCATTGGCAGCAGCCGACCCGAAGGAGTGCCGTGACCACCGCACCGGCCCGCAGCAAGACCCCTGCCCTTCCCCGCTCGTGGTGGTGGGGGTTCCTGCCTTTCGCAGCGGCCTCTGCCGTCCATATCGGGGCGCGGGCGGTCGAAGCAACCGACATCGCCGAACCCACCAAGCTCACCCTGATGCCGCTGCTGGCGGCCGCGGCCCTGTGGGGCGGGCGGAGCCTGTTCAGCGGGCCCGCCGGCCGGAAGCTGCCGGCCGTACTGCTGCTGGCGGCACTGTTTTTCTCCTGGATCGGCGACGGGGCTGCCGCGTTCTTCCCCTCGGCACCGGAACTGCCGGTAATGCTCGGCTCCTTCGGGCTCGCGCACCTCTGTTACATCTGGCTGCTGGCACGGTATGCCGCAGCAGGCCCTCTTCCCCGGTGGGCACTGGTCTTTCCGCTGTGGTGGGTGCTGATGCTCGTGGTCCTCTGGCCGGCTCTCGGCGGTCTCGCCTTCGCCGTGGCAGCCTACGGCATTGTCCTCGCAGGCACGGCGGCGACGGCGGCGCGGTGCCGTCCGATGGTGGCAGCCGGCGGCCTGCTGTTCCTGGCCTCGGACACCGTCCTCGCCTGCCGGATTTTCCTGCCGGAACAGATGCCGGACTGGACCAGTCCCCTCGTGATGCTCACATACTGTGCGGGGCAGGGCCTGATTGTTGCCGGTGCCCTTCGCACCTGGGGGAACGCCCGCTGACCCGGGCGGTAAAGCGTCAGCTCTCCGCGGCGGGGCGGATCATCGGGGGGCTGAGATACTCGTCCCGAACGGTGAACACTGCGGCCGGGGCGCCCTTGCCACGGGCAACCTTGCGCCCGGTGTCATGCAGCGCGCCGGTCATCTTGCGGGTGAAGTTGCCGGCGTCGAGCTTGTCGGTGTTCCACACGGCCTGGTAGACCCGGCGCAGCTGGTAGAGGGCGAACTCCCCGGGCAGGAGCCGCGCGGCGGCCAGGGTGTATTCGATTTTGCCGGCGAGGCGTTCAAGAGCGGCGGTGAGAATCTCGCGGTGGTCGAAGGCCAGCGTCTCCTGGGCGAGGACTTCGTACACGGGCAGCCATTGGGCTGCCGCACTGTCGGTGCCGGGATCGAGTGCGGGCAGGGTGCGGCCGTCCGTGGCGAGCAGCGCAAGGTGGGCGACGGAAACGACGCGCATGCGCGGGTCCCGTTTCGGGGAACTGTAGGTGGCGAGCTGCTCGACGTGGGCGCGGTGTGCCCCGAGGTCCAGTCCCGTCTCCTCCTCCAGCTCGCGCCAGGCGGCTGTAAGGGCGTCCTCATTCGGTCCGACGAACCCGCCCGGCAGCGCCAGGGACCCCTTGAAGGGATGTCCTCCGCGGCGGACGAAGGCTGCCTGGAGAGTGCTTCCGGTGACGGCGAAGACCACCAGATCCACGGTCAGCGCCACGGAGGGATACTCCCTGGGCGCGTAGTCCTGGAGGAACTGCTGTTCTTCGCCGGCCATCAGGCTCCTGTCAGCACCGTCCGTGTGGCCCAGGGCGGGGACGTGAAGCTGTTGCGCTGGGCGATGATGAGGTCGATTATTCCAGTTGCAGTGGCAATCCGCTCCTCCGGACTGCCGGTAACCAGTATCCAGGAGGAGCCGGCGGCCGTGAGCTCCTCCTTGAACCACTCGGTCATTTCGGCGCGGGGGTGCCCGGCATCGCGCCAGCCGTCGTCCTCGAAGGCGACGCCGTCGTGGTCGGTAATGAGGTACAGGTCGCGGTGCGGCAGCCGGCTGACGGCGAGATAGGAGCCGTAGCTTTTCTCACCGATGTAGACACGTTCGAAGAGGGAGGTGGTGATGACATCCGTATCGGCAATCACCAGGGGGCACCGTGCCGCTGCCTCGTTCTCCATCTGGTTCTGGCGTTCTCCGATGACCGCGAAATCCTCGGCCGTCCAGACCATGTCGGAGAGGACGGCGTCGGGCTTCTCCGCCTGCAGCGCCGCGAACTTGTCGTAAGTGAACTGGCGGCCGAATTCCGGAACATCCGCCAGTTCGGGATAGCGCTTCCGGTAGTGCGTGGTCAGAGCCTGGGCGAGGGTGGTGGCGCCGGTGGATTCGGCACCGACGACGATGATCCGGACGGCCATGTCCTGGCGGGCGGGCTTGAGGATGTTCCGCCAGGCCGCGCCGAGGTCGTCGCGGCAAAGGGTGCCGCTGACCGGGTACGAGCTCCGGGCCTTGTCCACCATGACATGTTCGGCGCCGAAATCCCCCGCCAGGGTTGCACCGTACTCCTCGGAGCTGAAGACGGCGTCGACGGCCGTGATGCCTTTGCTTTTGAGGGCAAGGCGCAGGAGCTCATTGTGCGCCTTCCAAATGGCCCGGGAGGTGTAGTCCACGGGACAGTCGTCCGGCATTCCGATGACGGTGACGTTGGTGTCCTCGAACTCCGCGGCGAGCCATTTCACGCGGTCGGCAAGGCCGATGTCCTCGAACCGGGTGCCGAGGACCACCACGGCCAGCCTGGCGGACTGCTTCGACGCCGTGGCGATGAGGTGGCGGTGTCCGGTGTGCGGCGGATAGAACTTGCCGATGACCAGGCCTTGCGCGAAGAGGCTCATACCGGAACGGCGGCGGGGCGGGCGGCTGCGGTGCGGGTGCGCTTCCAGTCGATCAGTCCGTAGACGCAGAGGGCGGTGAAGCCGATATACAGGAGGGCAGTGAGGTTGAGGCCGCGGGAGAAGTAGAGCGGGACGCTCACGAGGTCGATGGCGATCCAGACGTACCAGTGCTGGAAAATCTTCTTGGCCTGTCCGTAGGTGGCCAGGAGCGAGGCAGCCAGGACAAAGGCATCGGGCCAGGGGACCTCGGAGTCGGTTCCGTGGGTGAGGATCATCGCGATCCCCGCGGTGGCCAGGACGACGGCGGCGATTCCGCCGATGATTTCGTTCCGACCGGCGTCGCGGATGGGCAGGTCGCTTTTCTGCTCCGTGTCCTTCGCTCCCCGGACCCAGTTGTACCAGCCGTAGACGGCGACGGCGGCGAACACTGCCTGCAGGACGGTCTCCCCGTAGAGGCCGGCCCCGAAGAACAGGATCATGAACGCAATGTTGTTGATAATGCCGACGGGCCAGTTCCAGGCCTGCTGCCGGGCCACGCCGTAGACGCAGGCTGCGCCGGTGACGAATCCGATGACTTCGATCCAGCTGACCGGTGCTCCGAGCAGGTGTGCCGCCGGGGAGTTCATCCAGTCCAGTACTGCGTTCATGTCGCTCTCCTGATTTATTGTCAATGTGACAATTTGTAGCCTAGGGCTGTGACGGAGATAACGGAAGGGCTGGCCGGGACGAGTAGTGAGAGGTGCATCACATGCTGTTGCCCTCACTGGGGCAACAAAAAACCGCCGGACACGTTTTCACGCGTCCGGCGGTCTTGTTGGTGGAGCTGAGGGGACTCGAACCCCTGACCCCCTGCATGCCATGCAGGTGCGCTACCAGCTGCGCCACAGCCCCGAACTTTCAGTGGTTTTCCACCGCAAACCCTCCGGTCTCCCGAAGGTTTTGGTGGAGCTGAGGGGACTCGAACCCCTGACCCCCTGCATGCCATGCAGGTGCGCTACCAGCTGCGCCACAGCCCCAAAACTAAAGGTTGTTTACTTCACTTTTCCGTTCACCGGGGCGAAGCAACTCCTCTACCTTAGTACAAATCAACAGGAGCGCAAAATCCACTCAGAGCTCCCCTGCCGGGCAGGAAGGAGGGTCTTTCAGCCCTCCACCGGACCGCTCGGAAGCGAGTCCAGCCCCACGTTGTGCTGGGTGAGATGCCAGGCGGAACGCCCGTGCCGGTCCGGGATTTCCTGCAGGACGGACCAGTGGCAGTTGGAGACTCCGGAGATGACCGCCCAGGACTCCGTGGGGAGTCCCAGCAAAGCGCAGATGCCGGCACGGATTGCTCCTCCGTGGCTTACTGCCACCAGGGTGCCGCCTGCGGGCATGTCCCGGACCGCCTCGGTCACGGCCTCGGACACCCGCCTGCCGACGTCGACACGGGTTTCCCCTCCGCCGGCCCGGGCACTGCCGACGCCGGCGGACCAGGCGGCCAGCAGCGGTGCGTCCTGCTCGGCGATCTGCGTGAAGGTGCGGCCCTCCCACGTCCCGGCGAAAGTCTCACGCAGGCGCTGGTCCTGCGCCACCTCGAGGCCTGTCTCCGCGGCCAGGGCCATGCCCGTGGTCAGGGCACGGCTCAGGTCCGAGGACACAATAACGTCAGGGTCGAGGAAGCGCAGGACTGCCGCAGCTTCGGCGGCCTGGCGGAGGCCGCCGTCGTCAAGGGCAATATCCTGCTGCCCCTGGAAGCGCCCCACCCGGTTCCACTCGGTACGCCCATGGCGCCAGAAAACCACCCGGCGCGACGCGGTATCGGGATCCCAGGGGGCAGGGGCGCTCACAGCCGTTGCTTATTCGGACTCGGCGCCGGCGGGGGCGTCCTCGAGCTGAAGGTCAACCTCGGGGCAGTCCTTCCACAGGCGCTCCAGTGCATAGAACACCCGGTCTTCCTCGTGCTGGACGTGCACCACGACGTTGGCGTAGTCGAGCAGGACCCAGCGGCCTTCGCTGCGGCCCTCACGGCGTACGGGCTTGAGGTCCATCTTGGACAGTTCCTCTTCGATGCCGTCAACAATGGCGTTGACCTGGCGTTCGTTCGACGCCGAGGCAATGAGGAAGACGTCCGTAATGGCGAGCCGTTCGCTCACGTCAATTGCGACGATATCGTCCGCAATCTTGGCCGACGCCGCTTTGGCCGCCGCCCGTGCAATGGCGATGGAAGATTCGGTGGCGCTCAAAGTGTGTCTCCTTGGGGTAATCGGTCAGCTGCCAAGGCGGCCGACGATCATTAGTATTCCGACGATCAGGGCAAGTGCGCCCAGACCTGCAACACCGGCAGCCGCAAAACGCAGCTTCCGGGTACGGCCGAGTCCGGCCGTCATAACATCTAGGGGGTCGAGTCCGAAGGCACTGCGGGCCCCGACGGGGGTGGCAGCGTCCTCGGATTCAGGTGTTGCGCTGACCGGCGCATCCGTGCGGGCGAGGGCCCGGGAACGGCGCACATCCGTAGCGCCGACCGGCACCCGGCGCGGCACGGAGGCCGGACGCTGGGCGGGAACCGCGGCCGGAGCCGCCCGCTGCGTTGCCGCGGTAACGATGGGCACATGCGAGGTGGGCGGTGCCTTCATCACGGGATGCTCCATCCCGGGAACCGAAACGAATTCGAGCGGTGTCACCATGGCCAGGTTGTGGGCAGTGCTCGGATCGCCGGTGGAGGGCCGGCGCTGCTCGTTCTCCTCCGACAGCTTCCGGATGACCTCCGTCCGCCGGTTCAGGACCTTGGCGCGTTCGGCCAGGGCCTTCTGCTGCGCCAGCAGTTCGAGATCCACTGCCTGCGGATCCGCCGACTGCAGGGCTTCCATGGCTGCAACCTGGTTGCGGGCCTGGCCTTCGAGTGCCTGGCGGGCGGCCAGTGCCTGTTCCACGCTCATGCCTTCGACGTCGGCGTTGGGGTCCGTGCCGGCCGCCGCAGCGGGATCCTCTGCGACGGATTCCGTCGCCCCGGAAGGGCCGGCTTCCGTTGCCGGGTGCCGGGTCTCCTGCTCCGCCGGTGCGGCGGCACGCTGGCTCTCCTGCCGCCGTCGTTCCCGGCGCGCGGGTACAGGGGCGGAGGAAGTATCGGGTGCGGACAGGTCTGTCGGCGAAACGGCAGGTGACGGGTCAACCGGTTCGGAGGACACCGCGGTGGTGGTTCCCGGCAGGGCACCTGCTGCTGCTGCGCGCTGCTGTTGCTGCTGCCTCAGCTGCCGGCGGGTGGGCAGGGCGGACTCAGGGTCCCGGCGCTCCTGCGTCTCGGTCAGGGCCTTGTACGCACGCAGCGCCTCCCGGTCACGGGCACGCTGCTGGGACTCACGTTCCCGCGGCCCGGCCGGGGAATCCACGGGTACGTCAGCCGCCCTGCGGCTGCGCCGCGGCGCGGACTCTGGACCGTTCGTCATTTCCTACCCATCCGGTATCTGTCTTTACGCTACTGGTTCTGTTTCGGTTTCCGCGGAGCTCTCGGCCTGCCGTCCGGCGGCATACAGACGGTGCTTCGCAATGTACTGCACCACTCCGTCCGGTACGAGGTACCAGACCGGCTTGCCCCCTGCCACGCGGCGCCGGCAGTCGGTGGAGGAGATCGCCATGGCCGGCACCTCCATCAGGGAGACGTCGTCGCGGCCCACGTTTTCCAGCACATGCCCGGGCCGTGTCACTCCCACGAAGTGGGCCAGCGACCACAGTTCCTGGATGTCCTTCCAGGACAGGATCTGCGCCATCGCGTCCGCACCGGTGATGAAGTACAGCTCGGCCTCGGGGCGCGCTGCCTTCAGGTCCCGCAGGGTGTCGATGGTGTACGTGGGGCCGGGCCGGTCAATGTCGACACGGCTCACCGTGAAGCGGGGGTTCGATGCAGTGGCGATGACCGTCATGAGGTACCGGTGTTCCGCCGGGCTCACCTGCTGGGCGGCCGGCTTGTGCCACGGATCGCCGGTGGGTACAAAGACAACCTCGTCCAGATCGAACGTGGACGCCACTTCGCTTGCGGCCACCAGGTGGCCGTGATGAATCGGGTCGAACGTTCCGCCCATGACTCCCAGCCGGAACCTGCGTTTTCCGTTGCTGTCTGTCCGCTGCGGTTCACCCATGGGCAGGAACGCCTCCGCTGGATTCACGTACCAGGTCAGTCCCGGATCGCCTGGCCGTGGTCATGCTTGTTCGTGAACTGCCGCTGGGGATCAACGTGCTCCGCCTCGGCCGAGTGGCGGTTGCCCACGTTGCTGAAGGACACGGTGATCAGCATCAGCAACAGCAGCGCCGCAAAGATGACCCCGCCGTAGACGTACGGAGACGCCGGCAGTTCAACGTGGTGTTCTTCGGCAGCAGTAAACACGGCGCTCGTGAGCTGGATCAGCATGTATCTCCCCTAGAGATTGATAGGTTCCGCCGGGCAGCCGGCGGAATGGGTTCTGAGTCAATGGTACGCGTAACGGAGTGCACATCGCAGCCGGGCAGATCACGGCGCGTACCGGGCGGAACTAGTCGCGGATCTGCCCGTCGCCCTGGATGATCCATTTGGTAGTGGTCAGTTCCTTCAACCCCATGGGACCGCGGGCATGCATCTTCTGCGTGGAAATTCCGACTTCGGCTCCCAGGCCCAGCTCTCCCCCGTCGGTGAACCTGGTGGAGGCATTAACAATCACAGCGGCCGAATCAATCTCGGCGATGAAACGCTCGGCATTGGCGAGGTCGTTGGTGATGATCGCCTCCGTGTGCCCGGTGGTCCAGCGCCGGATGTGCCCGAGGGCATCGTCGAGGGTGTCCACCACCGCCACGGCCAGGTCAAGGTCCATGTACTCACGCCCCCAGTCGCCGTCGTCGGCGGGTTCGGCAGTCACGCCGGCAGGAAGCAGCTCCATGGCACGGGCGTCGGCATGGAGGCGGACGCCGGCGGCGGCCAGGGCAGCGAGGACGTCCGGAGCCGCCGGAGCACCTTCGTGGATGAGCAGGGTTTCCACGGTGTTGCAGACGCTGGGACGCTGTGTCTTGGCGTTGAGGAGGATATCGACGGCCATCTCCACCGGAGCACTTTGGTCGAGGAAGATATGCACGTTGCCCTCCCCCGTTTCGATGACGGGGACGGTGGCGTTGGTGACCACCGACTGGATCAGGGACCGGCCGCCGCGGGGAATCAGCACATCCACCCGGCCGCGTGCCTTCATGAGTACGTTGGCGCCCTCGCGCCCGTACTGGTCCACACTCTGCACCGCATCGGCAGGCAGGCCGACGTCCTCGAGGGAGTCACGGATGATCTCCACCAGGACGGCGTTGGTGGCCGCTGCTGCGCTGCCTCCGCGCAGGAGTACCGCGTTGCCGCTTTTCAGTGCCAGTCCGGCAATATCGAGCGTGACGTTGGGGCGTGCCTCGTAGATGGCTGCCACCACGCCCATGGGTACGTGGACCTGGCGCAGCCGCAGGCCGTTGGGCAGTGTCTGGCCGCGGGCAACCGATCCCACCGGATCCGGCAGCCCGGCAAGGTTCTCCAGTGCCGCAGCCAGTGCGGTGATCCGCGCGGGTGTCAGCGACAGCCGGTCCAGCAGAGCCGTTGAGGTGCCGTTCTCCCGGCCTGCCGCGACATCCCTGGCGTTGGCGGCGAGGATGGCGGCCTGTTTCGCGTTGACGTTCTGCGCGATCTGCCGCAGGGCACGGTCCTTCCAGGCGCGGTTGGCCCGGGCCAGGCGCCGGGAGGCGGTGCGGGAGCGGTCGGCGAGGGCATGGACCCGGGCTTCGACGCCGGCGTCTGCCTCGGGATCGGTGCCGGCGGACCCCGGCTCGGCGGCCGCTGCCTCAGTTGTGTTCACGGAAGTCATGATCCCAGTGTAGGTCCGGTGCCGGCATCCGGCCCGGGTGCCGGTGCTTCGTTGGGATGCAGGAGAACGAGGTCGTTGACGTGCACCACCGCACGTTCATATCCGCGTCCCAGCTCGCGGGACAGTTCGCGGGTGGAGCGGCCGAGCATGGAGGGCAGCTCGTCGGAACCGTAGTTGGTCAGGCCATGGGCAATCACGCGGCCCGCGGTGTCAGCCAGGGCAACGGCGTCACCGGGCTCGAACTGCCCTTTCACAGCAGTGATTCCCGCCGGCAGCAGTGAACGGTGCCGGTCCCCCACCGCCCTTGCCGCGCCGTCGTCGAGCACCAGGGTGCCTTGAATGCGGGCGAGGTGGGCGAGCCACAGCAGGCGGATGGACCGACGCCGGCCGCGGGTGGTGAACCAGGTGCCCACGTCTTCTCCGGCCAGCGCAGCGGCGGCGTTGGCCGTGGACGTGACCAGGGCCGGGATGCCCGATTCCGCGGCAATGGTGGCCGCTTCGACCTTGGTCGCCATCCCGCCCGTCCCGACGCCGGCCTTGCCCACCTTGCCGATCCGCACGTCCGCCAGGTCCTTGGGACCGGTGACTTCGGGGATGCGGCGGGCACCCTCGGACGGCGGACCGTCATAGAGGGCGTCGACGTCGGAGAGCAGGATAAGCGCGTCCGCCTTCACGAGGTGCGCCACCAGGGCGGCCAGGCGGTCATTGTCGCCGAAGCGGATCTCGTGGCTGGCGACGGCGTCGTTTTCATTGACAATCGGCAGCACGCCGAAGTTCAGCAGCCGCTCCATGGCCCGGTGCGCGTTGGCGTGATGGGCCCGGCGCATCAGGTCCTCGATGGTGAGCAGCACCTGGCTGACCGTGACGCCGTGCGCACTGAAGGCGGAGGTGTAGCGGGCCATCAGGAGGCCCTGGCCGACGCTGGCGGCAGCCTGCTGGGAGGAAAGCTGGGCCGGGCGCTTGGTCAGTCCCAGCGGCGCCAACCCGGCGCTGATAGCGCCGGAGGAGACCAGGATGATTTCGGTGCCCTGCGCATGCCGGGCGGAAAGCACATCGGCCAGGGACTTCAGGGCAGAGTCGGAGATCCCGCCCGCCACGGAGGTCAGGGACGAGGAGCCCACTTTGACGA is a genomic window containing:
- a CDS encoding fatty acid desaturase family protein yields the protein MSVTASSTAPVEETPSEKKPRRNNVTSTYSGLLKAVRDEGLLKRRRSFYITTFVFLCLGLVAAATGSFFIGESWFQLLIAAALGILLTQLAFIAHEASHRQVFESGPANDRAGKFVANAVVGISYQWWMNKHSRHHANPNTVGKDPDIDMDTISFLPEQAARQKGFMAWFARRQGWLFFPLLMLEGINLHATSIKHLFANKQVKGRISELVMVFTRLGLYLAAVFFFLPVGMAFAFIGVQLAVFGVYMGASFAPNHKGMPILPRDSKVDFLGRQVLTSRNIVGRGMNTLMGGLNYQVEHHLFPSMPRPHLARASQLVKEHCAKHSIPYTETTLVQSYGIVVRYLNEVGLSARDPFDCPVRSKYRI
- a CDS encoding lysoplasmalogenase — protein: MTTAPARSKTPALPRSWWWGFLPFAAASAVHIGARAVEATDIAEPTKLTLMPLLAAAALWGGRSLFSGPAGRKLPAVLLLAALFFSWIGDGAAAFFPSAPELPVMLGSFGLAHLCYIWLLARYAAAGPLPRWALVFPLWWVLMLVVLWPALGGLAFAVAAYGIVLAGTAATAARCRPMVAAGGLLFLASDTVLACRIFLPEQMPDWTSPLVMLTYCAGQGLIVAGALRTWGNAR
- a CDS encoding NUDIX hydrolase — its product is MAGEEQQFLQDYAPREYPSVALTVDLVVFAVTGSTLQAAFVRRGGHPFKGSLALPGGFVGPNEDALTAAWRELEEETGLDLGAHRAHVEQLATYSSPKRDPRMRVVSVAHLALLATDGRTLPALDPGTDSAAAQWLPVYEVLAQETLAFDHREILTAALERLAGKIEYTLAAARLLPGEFALYQLRRVYQAVWNTDKLDAGNFTRKMTGALHDTGRKVARGKGAPAAVFTVRDEYLSPPMIRPAAES
- a CDS encoding AAA family ATPase, yielding MSLFAQGLVIGKFYPPHTGHRHLIATASKQSARLAVVVLGTRFEDIGLADRVKWLAAEFEDTNVTVIGMPDDCPVDYTSRAIWKAHNELLRLALKSKGITAVDAVFSSEEYGATLAGDFGAEHVMVDKARSSYPVSGTLCRDDLGAAWRNILKPARQDMAVRIIVVGAESTGATTLAQALTTHYRKRYPELADVPEFGRQFTYDKFAALQAEKPDAVLSDMVWTAEDFAVIGERQNQMENEAAARCPLVIADTDVITTSLFERVYIGEKSYGSYLAVSRLPHRDLYLITDHDGVAFEDDGWRDAGHPRAEMTEWFKEELTAAGSSWILVTGSPEERIATATGIIDLIIAQRNSFTSPPWATRTVLTGA
- the pnuC gene encoding nicotinamide riboside transporter PnuC; the encoded protein is MNAVLDWMNSPAAHLLGAPVSWIEVIGFVTGAACVYGVARQQAWNWPVGIINNIAFMILFFGAGLYGETVLQAVFAAVAVYGWYNWVRGAKDTEQKSDLPIRDAGRNEIIGGIAAVVLATAGIAMILTHGTDSEVPWPDAFVLAASLLATYGQAKKIFQHWYVWIAIDLVSVPLYFSRGLNLTALLYIGFTALCVYGLIDWKRTRTAAARPAAVPV
- a CDS encoding histidine phosphatase family protein, whose amino-acid sequence is MSAPAPWDPDTASRRVVFWRHGRTEWNRVGRFQGQQDIALDDGGLRQAAEAAAVLRFLDPDVIVSSDLSRALTTGMALAAETGLEVAQDQRLRETFAGTWEGRTFTQIAEQDAPLLAAWSAGVGSARAGGGETRVDVGRRVSEAVTEAVRDMPAGGTLVAVSHGGAIRAGICALLGLPTESWAVISGVSNCHWSVLQEIPDRHGRSAWHLTQHNVGLDSLPSGPVEG
- the rsfS gene encoding ribosome silencing factor, with protein sequence MSATESSIAIARAAAKAASAKIADDIVAIDVSERLAITDVFLIASASNERQVNAIVDGIEEELSKMDLKPVRREGRSEGRWVLLDYANVVVHVQHEEDRVFYALERLWKDCPEVDLQLEDAPAGAESE
- the nadD gene encoding nicotinate-nucleotide adenylyltransferase, whose amino-acid sequence is MGGTFDPIHHGHLVAASEVASTFDLDEVVFVPTGDPWHKPAAQQVSPAEHRYLMTVIATASNPRFTVSRVDIDRPGPTYTIDTLRDLKAARPEAELYFITGADAMAQILSWKDIQELWSLAHFVGVTRPGHVLENVGRDDVSLMEVPAMAISSTDCRRRVAGGKPVWYLVPDGVVQYIAKHRLYAAGRQAESSAETETEPVA
- a CDS encoding glutamate-5-semialdehyde dehydrogenase, which translates into the protein MTSVNTTEAAAAEPGSAGTDPEADAGVEARVHALADRSRTASRRLARANRAWKDRALRQIAQNVNAKQAAILAANARDVAAGRENGTSTALLDRLSLTPARITALAAALENLAGLPDPVGSVARGQTLPNGLRLRQVHVPMGVVAAIYEARPNVTLDIAGLALKSGNAVLLRGGSAAAATNAVLVEIIRDSLEDVGLPADAVQSVDQYGREGANVLMKARGRVDVLIPRGGRSLIQSVVTNATVPVIETGEGNVHIFLDQSAPVEMAVDILLNAKTQRPSVCNTVETLLIHEGAPAAPDVLAALAAAGVRLHADARAMELLPAGVTAEPADDGDWGREYMDLDLAVAVVDTLDDALGHIRRWTTGHTEAIITNDLANAERFIAEIDSAAVIVNASTRFTDGGELGLGAEVGISTQKMHARGPMGLKELTTTKWIIQGDGQIRD
- the proB gene encoding glutamate 5-kinase, whose amino-acid sequence is MSEQNEFAPPARRALTSRSGLARARRVVVKVGSSSLTSVAGGISDSALKSLADVLSARHAQGTEIILVSSGAISAGLAPLGLTKRPAQLSSQQAAASVGQGLLMARYTSAFSAHGVTVSQVLLTIEDLMRRAHHANAHRAMERLLNFGVLPIVNENDAVASHEIRFGDNDRLAALVAHLVKADALILLSDVDALYDGPPSEGARRIPEVTGPKDLADVRIGKVGKAGVGTGGMATKVEAATIAAESGIPALVTSTANAAAALAGEDVGTWFTTRGRRRSIRLLWLAHLARIQGTLVLDDGAARAVGDRHRSLLPAGITAVKGQFEPGDAVALADTAGRVIAHGLTNYGSDELPSMLGRSTRELSRELGRGYERAVVHVNDLVLLHPNEAPAPGPDAGTGPTLGS